The genomic region CCTCAACCCGAACCAGGTAGTTCACCCGGTTGATCATACCGCGCATAGAAGGTGTATCTTCTACTTCAACGGTATGACCGATTTTACGAAGACCCAAGCCCTTCACACAAAGCTTGTGCTTAGGCTGGCAGCCGATAGGGCTGCGGGTCAGAGTTACTTTGATCGTTTTTGCGTTCGCCATGACTTCAACAACCCAGAATGTCTTCGACGGATTTACCGCGCTTGGCTGCAATATCTTCAGGCGCCTGCGTTGCCTGGAGACCCTTGATAGTGGAACGTACTACGTTCGCCGGGTTGGTAGACCCATAACACTTGGACAGTACGTTCTGAACACCTGCAACTTCAAGTACTGCACGCATCGCACCACCGGCGATGATACCTGTACCGTCAGAAGCCGGCTGCATGTACACCTTGGAACCACCATGCTGGGCTCGCACTGCATACTGCAGGGTAGTGCCGTCGAGAGGCACATCTACCATGTTCTTACGTGCAGCTTCCATTGACTTCTGGATAGCGACCGGCACTTCACGTGCCTTGCCACGGCCAAAGCCAACGCGTCCTTTTCCGTCACCAACAACGCTCAGTGCGGTGAACGCGAAAACGCGACCACCCTTGACCACTTTGGCGACGCGATTAACCTGAACCAGCTTCTCCTGGAGCTCAGGCGCCTTCTGATCGTTAACGCTCATCTTCTCCACCTCTTAGAATTGCAAGCCAGCTTCACGGGCTGCGTCGGCCAAAGCCTGCACACGACCGTGATAACGGTAACCGGAGCGGTCGAAAGCGACCTGCTCAACACCTGCCGCCTTGGCGCGCTCAGCAATCAGCTGACCGACCTTTTTCGCGGCGTCCACGTTACCGGTTGCACCCTGGCGCAATTCCTTATCCAACGTGGAGGCAGTGGCTATAACTTGGCTGCCATCTGCGGTCGTAACCTGGGCGTACATATGACGCGGGGTGCGGTGAACGCACAAACGTGTCGTACCCAGTTCACGGATCTTCATGCGCACTTTGCGTGCGCGACGCAATCTTTCGTTATTCGCGCTCATAGTCCCGCCTTATTTCTTCTTGGCTTCTTTACGTCTTACCTGCTCACCCGCATACCGCACACCTTTGCCTTTGTAAGGCTCGGGCGGACGAAACGCGCGGATTTCTGCAGCGACGTGGCCAACCTGTTGCTTATCGATACCGCGAATGACAACTTCCGTATTGGACGGAGTTTCAACGGTAATCCCCTCGGGCAGCTCGTACGCTACTGGGTGAGAAAAACCCAGTGTCAGATTGAGCTTCTTACCTTGCGCCTGGGCCCGGTAACCTACACCGATCAGCTGGAGCTTACGCTCGAAGCCTGCGGACACACCGGTCACCATGTTGCTGACCAGCGCGCGGGTTGTGCCAGCAAGAGCGCGGGACTGTTGGGCACCATCACGGGCAGCAAAGCGAAGAATGCTGTCTTCCTGCTTTACTTCCACCGTCTGGTGAATTGAAAACTCAAGTGCTCCTTTGGAGCCCTTTACACTAATTTCCTGTCCGTTCAGCTTAACCTCAACACCGGAAGGCAGCACGACAGGATTATTGGCAACCCTGGACATGTGATTCTCCTAGAATACGGTGCAGATGACTTCGCCACCCACGCCGGCAGCTCGTGCGGCGCGGTCTGTCATTACGCCCTTAGACGTAGAGACAATCGCGACTCCTAAACCACCGGATACTTTCGGCAGTTCCCCGGTGCCCTTATACTGGCGCAGACTTGGACGGCTAACCCGCTTGATCTTCTCAATAACCGGCTTGCCGCCAAAGTACTTGAGGTTGATCGTCAGCTCGGGTTTTACCTCGGCTGAAACGGAAAAATCGCCAACGTAACCTTCGTCCTTCAGGACTTGGGCCACGGAGATCTTCATCTTTGAAGACGGCATCGTAACGTCTGTCTTTGATGCCATCTGGGCGTTGCGAATACGGGTTACCATATCCGCAAGCGTATCTTGCATACTCATTGGTATGAGGCTCCTGATCTTTTTAGTTGTGCAGCGGCTTGCCG from Marinobacter sp. LV10R510-11A harbors:
- the rpmD gene encoding 50S ribosomal protein L30, whose product is MANAKTIKVTLTRSPIGCQPKHKLCVKGLGLRKIGHTVEVEDTPSMRGMINRVNYLVRVEES
- the rpsE gene encoding 30S ribosomal protein S5, with translation MSVNDQKAPELQEKLVQVNRVAKVVKGGRVFAFTALSVVGDGKGRVGFGRGKAREVPVAIQKSMEAARKNMVDVPLDGTTLQYAVRAQHGGSKVYMQPASDGTGIIAGGAMRAVLEVAGVQNVLSKCYGSTNPANVVRSTIKGLQATQAPEDIAAKRGKSVEDILGC
- the rplF gene encoding 50S ribosomal protein L6 → MSRVANNPVVLPSGVEVKLNGQEISVKGSKGALEFSIHQTVEVKQEDSILRFAARDGAQQSRALAGTTRALVSNMVTGVSAGFERKLQLIGVGYRAQAQGKKLNLTLGFSHPVAYELPEGITVETPSNTEVVIRGIDKQQVGHVAAEIRAFRPPEPYKGKGVRYAGEQVRRKEAKKK
- the rpsH gene encoding 30S ribosomal protein S8; this encodes MSMQDTLADMVTRIRNAQMASKTDVTMPSSKMKISVAQVLKDEGYVGDFSVSAEVKPELTINLKYFGGKPVIEKIKRVSRPSLRQYKGTGELPKVSGGLGVAIVSTSKGVMTDRAARAAGVGGEVICTVF
- the rplR gene encoding 50S ribosomal protein L18 encodes the protein MSANNERLRRARKVRMKIRELGTTRLCVHRTPRHMYAQVTTADGSQVIATASTLDKELRQGATGNVDAAKKVGQLIAERAKAAGVEQVAFDRSGYRYHGRVQALADAAREAGLQF